gacaataatgaactagatggactaatgaTTTGAGTTGGCATATGGCAGTTTCTGTGTCCCTAAAAGAATCCGGTTACAACTGAGGAGAAATATCTCTGCTAGAGAACTGCTTCCAGCCTGAGAAGACAATACtagcctagatggacaaatagtctgccCTAGTATAAAGGTGCTTCCTATGTTCtggccagctgcgccccttcctagagtcggaagacctgaagacggtagtgcacacgcaggtaacttcaaggctcgacttctgcaatgcactctacctagggctacctttgtgcctagtacggaaacttcaactagttcaaaatatggcaccggtacacctaggggtgaccatattacaccagttttaaaatctcttcactggctgccaattagtttccgagtgaagtataaagtgttggttatcacctttaaagccctacatggtttgggtccaggttacctgcaggatcgccttctcccatacaatctgccccacacactcaggtcctctgggaagggtttactccagtcaatcaaagttaggctgacaggtattacccagaggaccttctcttctgctgttcccagtctgtggaatggcctgccggaggagactcatcaacgtgacagtctattagcattcaagaaagctatcaagactgatctcttctggtaggcctatccaggggaattgtaagatgttttagaatgtttttaggatgtttttaacaatgtatattatgttttaattcagttttatgtattttatatttactgttgttccccgcctcgatcataatggagaggtgggtaagaaataatttattattattattattattattattatttaagcagCTCTCCTCCCCCAGTACGTCATTCTTTTCATGCCCATAGTCCTTACCTAACAAGTCTAAAAATCCTTTGAAAATCCAAAGTGGTGTTTTGGTTCACGTGAGCCTATTGCTTTCATTGGGCTTAAGCCTATCAAACTCTGTGCTAAATTGCAGCCAATTTTTCCCCACACATCCATTATTTAAAAGAATAGGTTATTTTTCAGCTTGCTTACAACCACTTAAATTCTATTCACTTGCACAAAAATATTGATGTTTAAATTGCAGGTCAGATGAGTTTAGAATTACCGGCAGAGTACACAATTTAATCAGCCAGAAAGACTTGTGGGATGTTTTTCCCTGGAAACACACCCAGATTTATAATCAAGCAATATTTGGCAAATCATCTGTGGCAATTCTGTAGGGAGCAGTTTGGGATATTGGCTAGATCTAGTTAATGGCCAAGTCTGCTCAAATATTGGATCTTTTTCCAATACAGATTATTATAAGTTCTGTGTGGACAGTGTCAATGCATCCAGTATGTGGTCCTCTGAAAAAGGATGCATGGTTGTGATAATAAATTCCCCACTATCGCTTAAGCTCAGCAAATATATTGTACTGATCATTTCTGCTTTCTTTCCAACAGGAAAGTGGATTCTTGACAATGGACACCTAAATATTACTAGTGTGACATTTGAGGATCGAGGAAAATACACATGTGTTGCTTCTAACATCTATGGCCATGTGAATAATACAGTGACTCTGAGGGTTGTCTTTACCTCTGGAGATATGGGTATCTACTATATGATTGTATGCCTTGTCGCGTTCACCATTGTTTTGATCTTAAACATTACTAGGCTGTGCATGATGAGCAGCCACCTGAAAAAGacagagaaagctatcaatgaaTTCTTTCGGACAGAAGGGGCAGAAAAACTGCAAAAAGCTTTTGAGATTGCTAAACGCATCCCAATCATCACCTCAGCAAAAACTCTTGAGCTTGCCAAAGTAACACAGTTCAAGACAATGGAGTTTGCCCGCTATATTGAAGAGCTAGCCAGAAGTGTCCCATTGCCCCCGCTCATTATGAACTGCAGGACTATAATGGAAGAAATCATGGAGGTGGTGGGACTAGAGGAACAAGGACAGAACTTTGTACGGCAGTCAGCTGAAGGACAGGAGACCACTGATGTGGAGCAGATGTACATGATGCCCAATCCCCTAAAGCGCAGAGACTCTCTCACTGCTGACTCGGATGCGTCTTCTCTGCACGAGCCGCCACTCAAGATTGCGATCAAAGTATCTGTTCACCCGTTGACTGAAAGGGACTGTGTCGATGACCAATCACAAGAGAGCATACAACTAGATCTTAAAGAAGAGACGGGAGAGGAAGAGACGGCCCCGGCGCCACCTCCTGAGCTGGACTCAGAGCCTTCTGCTGAGCTCAGCCCTACTGAGACAAGTCTGGGAACACACCAGGACACATGTACTGTTTATGAAAGCCATTTATGATTGTTTCTCTGCAAATCTATGCATAGCAAGAAAATTAGGTGAAGCGctctttgaaaacaaaaaaagatgtcTTTGCCAGTAAGCCTTACCTGAAGAGTGTCACAGCAAAAGCACGTGTGTGGATTCCTTGGCACTTTCTTCCTCATGATTTAACTTAAGTTTACCCAGCAGATTTGACAGAACACTTGGTATTGGGGTGATATTTAAGTAGTCTttttggttgatttttttttaattatttagctCACAAAATGTTTACCTCAGAGAACCCTTGCTTGCAATGGGGTAGCTGGAAATCATGTGTAGTGCTTCGAAACAGGACTTCTAAGCTGTCGTTCCGAAGACTGATTTCAGAGCAGGGCTGCTGAAGTCAGTGGAATAATTGTTCCCAGTCCTATGGTTGAAATATTGCCATTTTACATAAGCTGAGGAAAGAAGCTGTTTTTCACTTTGCTCTGTCACTTGCTCCATTGCATATCCTTGTGACATCTGCTCCCATGAGTTTGAAGCATTGCTCAAGAGGGAGCATTGCCGTAGGTCTTGCAGGATGCCATTTACAAATTGCCTGTGCTGAGTTGCAGTAGAGGGCTAAAAGAATGGCcaaatccatttatttcatttggtGCAAGACAATCTGTATTCAGTGCATCGGGATGAGGAAATGCCCATTgtccttctttttctccttgaaAGTAAAAACAGACACAAAAGAACATGTCCTTTCACACAAAGGATACACAGGTCATCTGTTTCAGTTGGAAGAGGAAGTTGTTGTTTTCTCTAGCCAGAAAACCACATATGAAAAGTAGTTGCAGTCTGGAGCACAGCTACCTACTCGTGACAATGGCCACatgcaaaggaggaaagggcttctTCTGTAGACGAGCGAATTTCTACAGGTGAAGACAAACTGCACCTGcccatattcccttttctatacagctgtcaAAGTGATGGGAACCCTTCCCAGCTTTGCAAAGTATCATTTAATTTTAATGAGTTATGAATGCAGGTGACCCTGTGGTCTGTTGCAATTATTATGGGAATAGCACTTACAATCTGTAATTAGGGGGGGAAACGGAATCATTTGCTTAACGTGTTTTTGTGGAAAGAAGCCATTAGGCCTCTGTGAAGTCAGTGGATGTAAATTTGCACTGGCATTTACGGTCAGCCTGGCACTGAGCAAGTACTAAGAAATGTACTTGATCTGGTGGAGATAAAATAACTTCACCATGTAAATAGATGTGAACACATTGAAGTTTCAGTCATTCAGGAGATAATGATCATGATCTGGTTTGTAtcttattatttacaatatatgtCTTAGACCCAGAGGCTCCAATCACTATAGCACAGACAGCcatcaaaggccacagctagacctaaggtttatcctgggatcatccagggttcgcccctgcctgagcactggatcccctgtgtgtcacctagatgaacaggtttgacccctggacgatccagggttaaaccttaggtctagctatggccttagtatgGCTCTAGAGGATATTTCTACATTAACTCTTAAATAGCCAGGCAGCTATGTACATACTTTAATACAAGCCCTAAATAAGCAATTTAAAAAGAGAGTAATGCATTGGGACGTTCATATAAAACATCTTGTGATCTTGCTctccctccttttaaaaacataagagcccttCCAGTGGctctgttttccacagtggccaactagatgcatatgggaagcccacaagcaggacatgagggcaatctCCTCCCATTTTTGCTAATAGTCCTCACCTACAGTTGTTTCtgggcaactggtattcagagtcaTAGTGCCTCTGATCTGGAAggagcatatagccattatgaccagTAGCCAtcaggaatttctccaatccccttgTAAAGCCAGCTAAGTGTTGGCCATCATCACTtcgtggcagcaaattccatcgtttaactatgtgaagaagtatttccttctgTCTTAAATCTCTCACCATtcacccaggttctagtatgacagagggagaaaagcttTTCTCTATCCTCTTTCTcccaccatgcatcattttatacacctctgtcatgcctACTCCTTTACGGCGTAATCCTATGGGCCGTGCCCTCGTTAGACGGTTGCGTCCATTATTGGAAGCTTCTGAGGATCAAATACCCTGCCAATAGGGTGGTGGGAGCAacagaggcaattttcacctccCCATCCTCCTGTTTGTACATTTTCCCGTAGATGGGCTCCTGAGCCTGTCTAGAGTCTTCGTGGGACTGGGGCTCGTGAGGCCATAGGGAacatcatatcctggcctctccccacCCATCAGAATGCCCCCTTGTAGACCTCTCCGAGGCCACTTTTGTGACTTTGGGAAGCACCCAGGGCAGTTCTTTCTGCGGCTGCTGcaagagggggtggagagagcTGTACATTCTGAATTAAAAAGTATCAGACGTTGCAACCTTTCTTCTGGAGAACATGCTTGTTTCAACTAGCCtgtcattgttattgttgttgttgttgcaagtcATTTAGGACTAATTATACTTAAGCTAgagaaaagaggaggagaagggggaacttACATACCGAATTTTCTCTGCTGATGCTAAGAGTTCCAAATTTGTACACTCACCATTTcccaaaaaatatgcaaaataactTCATTGGCTACTAAAATGTGTGAAACAAGAAACCAAGCAACTAATTTTTGAAATAgaaaagcatttctgaagtcatCACAAAGTGCATGAACAGTTTTAACAGTTGGATATCGATTTCATTGCTTCCACTACTCAGGAATATATAGATCTAAGTAGAACCTTTGCACTTACCATAAACTCAGAAAAGAAGCCTATTATACATTAGTCCAGGAATGTTAAATATTTTCTATAACACTATGTGGAAAAGGAAAAACTTGAGTAAGAAAAGGAAATAGGTTAACTTGATTAAAAGTTAAGTCAAAACTTATTCTTTTCATCTTTGCTGTCACCTTTTTCTCCTGCCATTCATTTAGTAAGGATTCAATCCTTGAGTCCTGTTAATTTCACTCTTGGGCTGTATTTTCTGAAACCACTTAATCTGGAGTCATTTGCTGAAATCTATGTAAATAACCCCTAGCAAATAGTCTGTTTCAGGGGTGAACAACTTCACGAGCTCTTTCTCTCATTGACAGCTtttttgtgaaaagaaaaaaaaatggaacaagcagtgagaaaatatgggagggttacaagtggaagactaCGTTGTCTGGAACCCCCATTAAATTCCATGAAAGAGGCACAACGATTGtactataaaagcctcatctggaagcacctggcATATGAGTGTCCTTCCTTTTCCAAACCTTGGTTCAGTTCATCACAATTGGCCAAAAATGTAAAATCCTCAAAGTGCTAATATGAACCACAAATATATACTATATCAAATATATACTATAAACGGGTTCTAAAGGACCACCAAATTACTTTGTACACCCGAAAGTGCTGCATGGCAAGTAATATTTTGCCAAAATGATTTTATGATATAGGATGTTGGGAACCTTTTCAAAGGCAGGTCGGCCCTACTGGATAGACACAAACATCCTGGCTCAGCTAAAACACCACTTTAGAGCTGCTGTTTTCACAGGACTGATGTCaaaagtttgtgaacattcctTTATCGCTTTCACCAAGTATGTTTAAACATTAATTTGTCTAAAGATATGGGCCGGATCACATAATTGCCACTGcacactatggcttatttaagtcacgATAGGTTGCAGAGCATGCTGGTAGGCAtagtgaatattcaagccacaacaGGCAGCTGCCACAGCTTATGGCATCCAAACCCAGCACAACAAACCACCCCCTGCCCATaaatagcccatgggttgttgttgtttgttaaccacagcaacaacccccaccccatccccttgccaggtttggacaaaAAGATGCAGTACCCACCCATCCCCATAGCcggaatattcacaatggctgcCGGCACACGTTGCAAACtcccatggcttaaataagccatggtggcctgCAGCAACCATGCAAACTAGCAGTCTGCAACCCTACACCTGCTTACACCCTTAAGTTTTATTGAAGACAGTGGGATATACTGAGTTGTATCCATGTTAGTCTAactgaagtctcattcatttcaatgggattactCTATGTAGCACTAAGATTAATACAACCCACTGAATGCAGGACGACAGCCTTCCAATTTTATTTTCTCTCATACGTTTTCAATGTGAAGTtataagaaaattccattttTGTAGGAAACCATGAATTAAAATTTTGGCTTTATGTAAGAGTAATTGAAATACATAATAATGTAATTGTCCGTTCATAACAAGCATGGTTGCTCTTTATTACCTGCTACTTTTCGTAGGCAACCCTTTTAATATAAATTGTATTCAATACTTGATATGCACTGACAATGAGTTGTCATAAAAGCTTCAGAATTGTAAAAGTTGCTGTCCTGACAAGCTTGCAATGGAAAGCCAAGATTCCTATGGAAATTGGGGGGAACTGCACACATAgtttgaactttttatttgttttatgcaGCATTGTGTAATCTGAATCACAAGTTCAAACGACAAAGAGACTCATAACGCCTTAAATATCAGCAAATTTaatatggcataaacttttgtggactagagtccacttcatcagatgcatgaagtgataTCCTCAGTTGGCAGGAAAATGTACGCAGGGACAAGAAGATGGGGTGGGAGGGGTACCTAAACTGGAGTtaaatggcaatgaaatgcaatatatatatatatatatatatatatatatatatatatatatagttacaATTCAGTGAAAACAGAGATGTATCTGAAAGTAATCATAGTGACTGCCCAAACTGAATAGCTGGATATGTATTTTTGTCAGTGTCGTCACAGCAAATCCAGAAAGCAAAACTTTCCTGTAGTATGGACTGCTCTTTTCCACATTTGCATGAATCTTTGTAGGCTCTCAGCCTAAAGTTGCAGGGCTCTGGATTGTGTTCTTGGGCTGAGAGCCAAGGAAGAGCCCTGCATATGTGTGGGAGTGCCCTTTGTATGTCGTGGTAAAGACAACTGCACAAGCAATTCACTGGATTATGGTGTAAACACATAGCATCACTTTGTCTAATCTCAGATGCAAGAGGCTCTAGTTCTTACGATACTTCCATGAATGTTCTTATGCTAGTTCAGTCCTAAACAGAAATTCATTTCTTGAAGGACCTtacccattttccccactctaccGTGACCTTGCAGCTTTAAGTTCATGCCATTTTGGTGTAAGTATAGTTTTCAGCATATCTTACAGAGGCTGCAATTTAAGATGTCAGTATCTGCCTAATTGTTAACCATGGATCTAGTATACCAAGAGAATTTGTGGCTTTGTCACTCTACTTTTTCATAATTCAAATATTGTGTAATGTAATATATCTTCAGGTTTTTGTACCCTATGGCAGCACATAGACGGCATCTCAAACAAGTGTATTAAATGTTAAAGTGTTACCAATAATTACCTAGGTTATCCTGGTAAAATAATATTTATGAGCTGCTAACCCAGGGTCATAGAATGTAGAGTTTCCTAACTACAAAGAAACTGTTTGCACTGAAGCTAATGTCATCATCATTTAAAGATAAATGTAACAGACATGAATATTTTGCTGCAAAAAAGTGTAATTACAGTGTCTTGACTTTAAGAGCTGAACATGTTTTGATTTTCTAGTTTACAGCCACAAACTGCAAACTATGTGTACGTTTGTAAAATAGGATGATCCAGCTTGTATAGACTTGATTGGAAACTttgaattgggtgtgtgtgtcatttgtaggcatgcagcacctggtgaaattccctcttcatcacaacagttaaagctgcaggagccctggcctcttgaccagatacaaaactgTGATTAGTTTTCTTGTTTGTACATCAGGAAAGTAAAACTGGGAGGGCCCGTTCAGAATGCTAGGAGAGAGAAAGCTGTCTGGCTGATGGGCTGGAAGCAACCATTTACCATCTCCCGTGGGGGTTTAAAACATCCAAATAGGGCTTGGAAGTACCCTTCATCCCACTGCCCACACCCAGGGGAGGAAACAAAAATTGGTACACCACTGAAATATAATGATGGTctacaacagcctttcccaacctggtgccctccagaagttgtggacttcagctcccagcattcctggccacttaCCTTGCTagctaggattgatgggagtccaacaggttggggaaggcattccatcACAAGATCTGAAGGTTCTATGAAATATGGGGCCTATCATCTTACAGTATTTGTATCGATCGCTAAACGTTTGTACCAACGTACCATGACATCTCTGAGTGATCTTTTGGTACACCCAATTCAAAACATGAATCTAGTCCTGCAACTCTTAGCACTGGACCATGAATCTCTTAATATTTTTCTCTCTAGTCTTGCAATAGGGCTCTCAATGTATACAAGgacttctgcccccccccctttactgcACTACAGCATTGAATGAAGTTCTGTTTCCTTGAAGGTGTTTTTTCTTTGTGGCCGGATTTAGGATTCCTTTATTGGCTCCAAAATGCATTTGTTAGACGAGGGTAGAATAAGAAAACAAGAAAACCTAAAAATAACAATGTGTAAATTATAAAACCATGAGAAAATAGAGAGGCCTCCCATCTCTAGTTAGAGTTGTGTCACATTGATGAAGTAAACACAAGCTGGCTCTTCTCCCATGGAAGAAGCATTATAAGCTATTATTATTTCCAGTCTATATAGTCACCATAGAAATAGGCACAAATGCCAAGGACTTCTTTGCTTGTCTTATTCCAGATCACCTCTATGCC
This genomic stretch from Elgaria multicarinata webbii isolate HBS135686 ecotype San Diego chromosome 10, rElgMul1.1.pri, whole genome shotgun sequence harbors:
- the MFAP3L gene encoding microfibrillar-associated protein 3-like is translated as MNMFNSHLLLFYWTTIHLFVLLAALTTAEDVTNSTLNHTNMLLGSVPVVISRIDHIIVKEGYGALIDCNVEGHPVPEYKWYNSNGHLVKEDEDRGKWILDNGHLNITSVTFEDRGKYTCVASNIYGHVNNTVTLRVVFTSGDMGIYYMIVCLVAFTIVLILNITRLCMMSSHLKKTEKAINEFFRTEGAEKLQKAFEIAKRIPIITSAKTLELAKVTQFKTMEFARYIEELARSVPLPPLIMNCRTIMEEIMEVVGLEEQGQNFVRQSAEGQETTDVEQMYMMPNPLKRRDSLTADSDASSLHEPPLKIAIKVSVHPLTERDCVDDQSQESIQLDLKEETGEEETAPAPPPELDSEPSAELSPTETSLGTHQDTCTVYESHL